GAGTCGAACGATCCGATCGATCGTCGAGTCGCCGGCCTCGCTCTCGACCGTAATCTCGAGATAGCCGGACTCCGCGATCGTCCCGGCGAAGACTTCGTCACCCTCGGTCTTGTCCGCGGGCACGCTCTCGCCCGTGATCGGCGACTGATCGACCGCGCTCTCCCCGTCGACGACGGTACCGTCGGCGGGGATCTTCTCACCCGGCCGAACGACGACGCGGTCGCCGATCGCGAGCTCCTCGGCCGGGATCGTCTCCTCCGAGCCGTCGGCTCGCTTGACCGTGGCCGTGTCCGGCGAGAGGTCCATCAGCTCTCGCAGGGAATCGCGCGCCCGGTCCATCGAGAACCGCTCGAGCAGCTCGGCGATGCTGAAGAGGACGGCGAGCATCGCCCCTTCGAAGGGGTGGTGGGCCGCGACCGCGGCGACGATGCCGACGCTCATCAGGAAGTCGATGTCGAGGCTCCGATTGCGCGCGGAGTAGTAGCCGTTCCGGAAGATCGGCGCGCCGGCGACGGCTGCAGTGGCGATGAACAGCAAAGCCGCGAGGTCGTAGCTCCGACCGAAGACCGAAAACAGGGTCGGATCGAGAGCGGGAACGACGAACTCGAGCGCCATCCCGAGGACGACGACGACGGCACCAGCGCCCGTGACGACTGCGCGCCGACTTTGCCAGACCGACTCGTCGGCGTCCATCGGATCGCCCCCGTCGCTAATCGGTGTCGCGTCGTAGCCCGCCGACCCGATCGCGTCGACGACCGTCTCGGGATCGGTAGCAGCATCGACCGTCACCGTCACGCGCCCCGACGTGGGACGGGTCTCGATCTCGGTAACGCCGTCGACGCCCTCGAGCGCGTTCTCGACCTTGCTCGCACACGAGGCACAGTCCATGTCGGGGACGGACACCGACAGCTCGGTCCCCGCCGACTCGATCGCGTACCCCGCCGCACGGACCCGATCGCGAACCGCGTCCTCGCTCGTCCGCGTCGGGTCGTACTCGACGACGAGCCGGCCGCTCGTCACTCGCGGGTCGAGGTCGTCGATCCCCTCGAGACGCTCGACGCTCTTTGTCACCTTCCCGGCACAGGAGGGGCAGTCCATGTCGGGTATCCGGAGCTCGAGAGTCCGACTCGAGCTCTCGGGATCCGTCTCCGAATCCGGCGGCGTCGGTGGGTGAGAGTCGCTCATTACTTGCCTCTACACACTCGTCACCTATACCGGTTATTTGGCGTGCGCCAACTCGATTCCGCTCGTGCGACGGGGTCGGTCGGGACCCCGTCAGTGACCCGCCGCGAGCGTCTCGAGCGAGTCGTCTTCCGTCACGAACGTCGTCGCGAGGCTCGCTTCGGCCCGTCGGAGGCGGTACGAGAGCGTCGATCGCGGCACGTTGAGTTCGTCCGCGAGCTCCGAGAGATCGATCCGTCGGGGCGTCTCGTAATACCCGTGTTCGACGGCTGCTCGTAATGCATCCCGTTGTTCGGGCGGAAGCGAATCCTCCGACTCGGGGCGGTTCCGGTCAGGATCGAGATCGGTCAGCCGCAGCATCTCCATGCCCGCACACTCGCCGACTTCGTCGCCGAGCGCGTCGAAGAAGTCGTGGATCGGCGCGTCGCTCCCGAGGACGATCCGCCACCGGTACCGCCGGCCCTCCCGGTAGGTCTCGAACAGTAGCCCCTCGCCGAGGTACTCGAGCGCGAGGTGAGGAACCGACGTACAGACGTCGGTGCGGTCCCAGTAGGTGTAGACGACGAGCTCGTCGCTCGAGCGATCGAGGACCTGCGTCTCGCAGTCGGCGCCGCAGTCGTCTCGAACCAGACAGTCCGCACAGTAGGAGGGCTCCCGATAGGCCGCCTCGAGGGCTTCGACTCCCTCCGCGGAGCCGGTCGCGTGATCCACGCGCCAGAGACTCTCCGACGTCACGTGACACGACAGCGACCGAACCGTCGTGTCCGGGTGGGCCTCGAGCGCGTCCGCGACCGGATTCGTTCCGGGGTCGTACTCGAGGGCGAAGACGAACTCTCTCATAGTGAGTACATGGGGCCGACGTGACAAATGGTTTCCCGCTCGCCCGACTCGCTACCAAACACGACTCAACCAATGTACATTACCATTAGATATAATACTGTGACCGAACGAAATCAAAACGGAGGCCGCGTCTCCAGAGGTGGGGGCAGTGGAGGAACGAACGCCCCGGGTGATGGCACACCCGAGACTGGCTTCCAAACCCGCGAGTGTTCAGGAAGCATGACGCAATACATTCCATCGGGACATAAACGTCCCACACGACAGTCGAATCGCCCGAAACAGCCATCCTCGGTACCGATTTCCCGATCGAGACGGCTCGTGGACCGTGGTCGCAATGGGGCGTGATCGATCGGCGTCCGAAGTCGAGTCCTCGAACCCCGTATGCCCGCGCTGTGGCGATCCCGTCACGTTCGTCACCGCCGTCGGACCCCAGACCGGCACCGCCAGTCCCTGCGGCTGTTCGGTCCCGCCCGGGCTGATCGAGTGCGAGAACGACTAGTTTCGGGGCTCTGTATCGAGCCCGGCGGTTGGTCGGGACCACCACCATCCCTCGAGTCGCTCGTCGATCGGACTGCCGAAGCTGGTCCCGAGTGTTCGGTATCGTAATCACGTAGCGAAAATGGCCGGGAGCGGGCTCCGAGCAACGCGAGGAGCGCGCGACTCGGGGGAGGGCAGGCACTCACCCGATACCCACCGCGAGCGAGTGAAACGAGCGAGCGGGCCGACGACCGACGTGGAGTGACGCGAAGCGTCACGGAACGGAAGGAGGAGTGCTTTTAATCGAAATTTTGCCGAGGGCCGCCGAAGGCGGCCCGCAGAGCAAAATTTCGTTCGTTAGTCGTCCAGCAGTTCCCGCGCGATGACGTTCTTCTGGATCTCGGTGGTCCCCTCGTAGATCTGGGTGATCTTCGAGTCGCGGTAGAAGCGCTCGACGGGGAAGTCGTTGACGTAGCCGGCACCGCCGTGGATCTGGACGGCCTCGTTGGAGACTTCGACGGCGACGCGGGAGGCGTACTCCTTGGCCATCGATGCGAGTTTGGTGATGTCGTTGCCCTGATCGACGTTCCAGGCGGCCTTGTAGGTCAGGTTGCGCGCGGCCTCGGTTTCGGTGGCCATCTCCGCGAGCTTGTGCTGGATGGCCTGGAACTCCGAGATGGACTGGCCGAACTGCTCGCGGTCCTCGGCGTACTCGAGGGCGGCCTCGAGGGCGCCCTTGGCGATGCCCAGTCCCTGTGCGGCGACGCCGGTACGGGTGGCGTCGAAGAACTGCATCTGCTGGAGGAACGCGGCGTCGCGGTCGCCGATGAGGTTCTCCTCGGGGACGCGGACGTCGTCGAAGATGAGTTCGGCGGTGTCGGAGGCGCGGATGCCGAGTTTGCCCGTGATCTTGTCCGCGCTGAAACCGTCGCGGTCGGATTCGATGACGATCTGGCTGAAGCCGTCGTAGCGGCTCTCGGCGTCGGGGTCGGTCTTACAGAGCGCGACGAAGAAGTCACCGACGCTGCCGTTGGTGATCCACATCTTGTTGCCGTTGATCACCCACTCGTCGCCGTCCTTCTCGGCACGTGTCGAGACGGAGGAGACGTCCGAACCGGTGTCGGGCTCGGAGATCGCCGCGCCGGAGATCTTCTCGCCTTTCGCGACGGGCTCGAGGAAGCGTTCCTTCTGGTCTTCGGTCCCGAATTCGCGGATGGCCTCGGTCCCGAACGAACAGGCCATGATCGAGAGCGCGATGCCGGGATCGACCGAGAACAGTTCCTCGGCGATGATGACCGACTCGAGCGTCGAGTAGCCGGCACCGCCGTACTCGATGGGGATCGAGGAACCGACCAGCCCCATCTCGGCGGCCTTGTCGACGACTTCGTGGGGGAACTTCTCTTCGGTGTCGTACTCTTCGGCGTGGGGCTCGATCTCGTTCTCCGCGAATCGGCGGACCTCTTCGCGAATCTGCTGTTGTTCTTCGTTGAGTCCGAATTCCATGAATAGTCGTTATTATCCGAACGATAAAGACCTTTGTAACCAGTAGTAAACAGAAGTATAGTTTCTATTCGGTGAGAGGGAAACGTTGAAACGGGTCCGAATTGGATATTTGACCATGGACCTTGAGGATATCAACACCATCGCAGTTCTGGGTGCGGGAAACATGGGTCACGGTATCGCGGAGGTCGCCGCGATGGCGGGCTACGACGTGAACATGCGCGACATCAAAGACGAGTTCGTTCAGAACGGCTACGACCAGATCGAGTGGTCGCTGAACAAGCTCGCCGAAAACGACCAGCTC
This portion of the Natrinema salinisoli genome encodes:
- a CDS encoding helix-turn-helix domain-containing protein, translating into MREFVFALEYDPGTNPVADALEAHPDTTVRSLSCHVTSESLWRVDHATGSAEGVEALEAAYREPSYCADCLVRDDCGADCETQVLDRSSDELVVYTYWDRTDVCTSVPHLALEYLGEGLLFETYREGRRYRWRIVLGSDAPIHDFFDALGDEVGECAGMEMLRLTDLDPDRNRPESEDSLPPEQRDALRAAVEHGYYETPRRIDLSELADELNVPRSTLSYRLRRAEASLATTFVTEDDSLETLAAGH
- a CDS encoding acyl-CoA dehydrogenase family protein, which encodes MEFGLNEEQQQIREEVRRFAENEIEPHAEEYDTEEKFPHEVVDKAAEMGLVGSSIPIEYGGAGYSTLESVIIAEELFSVDPGIALSIMACSFGTEAIREFGTEDQKERFLEPVAKGEKISGAAISEPDTGSDVSSVSTRAEKDGDEWVINGNKMWITNGSVGDFFVALCKTDPDAESRYDGFSQIVIESDRDGFSADKITGKLGIRASDTAELIFDDVRVPEENLIGDRDAAFLQQMQFFDATRTGVAAQGLGIAKGALEAALEYAEDREQFGQSISEFQAIQHKLAEMATETEAARNLTYKAAWNVDQGNDITKLASMAKEYASRVAVEVSNEAVQIHGGAGYVNDFPVERFYRDSKITQIYEGTTEIQKNVIARELLDD